A segment of the Corylus avellana chromosome ca2, CavTom2PMs-1.0 genome:
GGACTCTTCCTCAAATATAGCTGACATCCCCCTTTGACATTCATCACCCATCAGAACCCAGTTCTtggttgttattgttgttggaCTTTGCTTGCTCCTTTCTGCATTTCCAAGCGCCAGAGAAGAAACCAAGAGAAGATGGGGAGCCATGATCAGGAACAACTTGGGTGTGAAGAGCTCTCTCTTGCTCACCCTGACCCTGTTGTGTTAGAGCTCAATCGTCTGCAGAACTTACTCAAAggtttctctcttcttcttctctctcacaTACACAGACACTTTTTCTCTGACTGCCCTGCATATAGCATTACGTTGTTCATATGTTGATTGCTACAGTTTgtttaaaatgatcattgaaTTCGATGTAAAGCTTTTTTGGGTCTATTTTACTTCTGCTAACTGATTTGGTTCCATAAAAGTTGAATGGTCTCTTGGTTTTTACAACTATTAAGGACTAGATTTGTGGTTTGAGTGATGCTGGAAGTTGGAACTATGCTAGTAAAccatataaacttttttttttttctgcatagGTTATTAGATTTGTGGTGTCTTCTTGTCTTCTTTGTATATATTTTAGTTCTTTTCATAGTTTATGTGTTTTTCCTGTAATAGAGTCTATTGAATTTCACTCTTCTGATTTTAGCATTTTGCTAGTCCTGAAATGACAGCATTTCTATGGTAACAGTATATGATGAGTGGAGTAAAGTCATACAATAATCTACTGTAGTAGATTATGGTTAActtttttaatgacaaaaaaaacCCTTGAACAATGGTGATCATACTTTTGGGTGAAAAACTAATTGGCCATATAATTGACCATGGTGATTTGTGTAACATAATTGACTTTTGGTAGTTTATGCCGGCTACTTAGAGACATGATTCCCATGTAAGTGCCTATACTTTTTATCCATTAGATTGTAAATAGCCACCTTAAACATTAATcccttgaaaagaaaaaaaaaaattggtcattctTTGCTTTGCTGTGATTTAAATTTCTTGCAACAAGTCAGgttattttttgtaaattcatGTATATTTGCAGAAATTTCGTTATTTTTCAAGGTTTTTCTTGTCAAATTAACATGGAAGCAGGTGTATGATTGTTGTATGTTCTTGTCAAGTACAAGTTTTAAGCGATTCATGACTatcatttttgatttttctattcAGAGAAAGATAGGGAGTTAGGGGTTGCTCAGGGTGAAATCAAGGCTTTGAGAGGAACTGAAGCTTTGAAGGATAAGGCTATAGAAGAGGTAATCAACAATCATATGCAAACATTGTCTCTCACAGTTCAGGACAACATTTTGTAATACTAAGTACATTGGAATGTCTTTTGTTGTGTAGGAAGAAGTTATTTTGTACAAATTTTCGCCATTAAACTtatgtttgctttttttttttttttttttttacagctcACAAATGAAGTTAATAAAATGGAAGAGAAACTCCGAGTCACTGAAAATCTTCTTGAACATAAGGTTGGTTAAAGTTTTACTGGGACTTATAGGAACTACAAAGTGTTCTTAACTCGTGAGGCTAAGATACTCCATTTGTGTCAAAATCTGATGAAATGCAGAACCTTGAAATCAAGAAACTAACAAGTGAGAAGAAAGATGCATTGGCTGCACAGTATGCTGCTGAAGCAACCCTTAGAAGGGTGCATGCAAATCAGAAGGATGATGAGTCTCTTCCTATTGCCTCAGTCATTGCTCCTCTTGAGGCTGAAATCAAAATGTATAAGAATGAGGTAGGAGATGAAAGTTAAAAGGTTACTGctttttaaaacaaatgcaATAATATACGGATATTTTTGATGGCTCACACTGTATGCACTCTTCCTTGGCTCTTGGCCTTTTCAGATTGCAGCACTGCAGGAGGATAAGAAGGCTTTGGAACGTCTCACCAAGTCAAAAGAATTAGCTCTTCTTGAGGCAGAGAGGATATTGCGAAGTGCTCTAGAAAGGGCTTTAATAGTTGAGGAGGTTCAAAATCATAACTACGAATTGAAGAGACAGATTGAGATTTGCCAGGTAGACTTCATCAGATCATGTTTTGTTGATGAGGATAAAGAAGTTTGAGTAATTAATCCAACTTTAAACATACCACATGCAGGAAGAGAACAGAATCCTTGAGAAAACTAATCGCCAAAAGGTTTTAGAGGTTGAGAAGCTTAGCCAAACCATTCAAGAACTTGAGGAGGCCATTCTAGCCGGTGGGGCTGCCGCCAATGCTGTTCGTGACTACAAACGGCAGATAGAAGAATTACATGTATGTGTCATGGTTATATATGGTGATATCCACAATTCTACTGAATGAACTTTAATTTACTAGGTGTTCTATTGATTTTCATGTTTTGGACTTCAAATTTCTTACCATAGTTTGGTCCAAACTCACAGGAGGAAAAGAGGACTCTGGAGAGGGAGCTAGCAAGAAACAAAGTTTTAGCGAACAGAGTTGCAACTGTGGTGGCTAATGAGTGGAAAGATGAAAATGACAAAGTTATGCCCGTCAAGCAATGGATTGACGAGAGAAGACTGATGCAGGTATTTTCTTTCCTTGAAAAATTACATTAGCCCAATGTTTCACACACTTGGCTGTTTAACTTCCTGTGAATGTGGGTTTTCTATTGTTATAATTTGCTAGTTAACTCTTTACAAGATCAAATTTAAAAGGGTTAGAACTTAATATACAGATGAATGCATTTATTCcattagtatttttttgtatgattAATCATACCTTGCAAATGTAGGCAGAGATGCAGCGGTTGAGAGACAAATTAGCCATATCAGAGAGAACAGCAAAGGCAGAAGCACAACTCAAGGTAAACATATGACCTCCAATCTTCCTGTCAGTCAATCTAGACCATTCTGCTTTTgatcttttaaaataagtaaattttttaCTAATGTAAATTTACTTCAGGATAAATTAAAGCTGAGACTTAAGATAATTGAAGAAGGTTTGAAGGATGTCACGAGTTTCTCAGTCAATCCTAATAGGTTTTGTGGGTCTCCGAAGACAGAGAAGTCCAGTAACTTTTTTGGCTTCTTAACAAGCAATGGTGGACTAAGAAAGAGGTCTACATCCCAGCCAAGGGCTTCTACCATCAGTAGAAACTCTCCCTTGCAACAGCCCAATGTGGAACCTGAAACAGCCCATGTTGCTGGAGAGCTAAAACATGCAAATagcttaaaaaagaaaaacgctTCTGGAGAAAATATGATGAGAAAAGGTATATGGGCATCTAGAAGTAAAGTTGTTGATAGCAGTGAAAAGGAGAACGCAGAAATAGCGGCACACACAGACACAAATATCAGTAAGGGCAATGATGATGAT
Coding sequences within it:
- the LOC132171291 gene encoding microtubule-associated protein 70-5 encodes the protein MGSHDQEQLGCEELSLAHPDPVVLELNRLQNLLKEKDRELGVAQGEIKALRGTEALKDKAIEELTNEVNKMEEKLRVTENLLEHKNLEIKKLTSEKKDALAAQYAAEATLRRVHANQKDDESLPIASVIAPLEAEIKMYKNEIAALQEDKKALERLTKSKELALLEAERILRSALERALIVEEVQNHNYELKRQIEICQEENRILEKTNRQKVLEVEKLSQTIQELEEAILAGGAAANAVRDYKRQIEELHEEKRTLERELARNKVLANRVATVVANEWKDENDKVMPVKQWIDERRLMQAEMQRLRDKLAISERTAKAEAQLKDKLKLRLKIIEEGLKDVTSFSVNPNRFCGSPKTEKSSNFFGFLTSNGGLRKRSTSQPRASTISRNSPLQQPNVEPETAHVAGELKHANSLKKKNASGENMMRKGIWASRSKVVDSSEKENAEIAAHTDTNISKGNDDDTIASPEIKSKRGGNEDPQNKGNNEDVVSGFLYDRLQKEVINLKKLCEVKNSTLNAKDEEVKMLVKKVDALTKAIEVESKKMKREAAAREKEAASLKMDDNRKNRFANSSIRVSKAS